GGTCATCGACCGTGACCTGGGTGAGGTCACCCAGGCGGGGGTCCCACGTCGCGGGGCGTCCGCCGAAGAATTCGTCGACGTTGGATTCGGCGAAGTCGAGGTGGTCCTCGCGGATCTCGTAGGAGATGAGCTTGCCGGTGGGGCCGATGGCGCGCAGCAGCGCCATCGACAGTGCGCCGGAACCGGCGCCGGCCTCCAGGACCCGCGCGCCGGGGAAGATGTCTCCCTCGATGAGGATCTGGGCGGAGTCCTTCGGGTAGATCACGGCCGCACCGCGGGGCATGGACAGGACGTGGTCGACCATGAGGTGCCGGAAGAGCAGGTAGTCCGAACCCAGGGAGGAGCGGACGACCGATCCTTCGTCCATTCCGATGATGTCGTCGTGGAGGATGAGACCCTTGTGGGTGTGGAACTTCTCCCCCGGGGTCAGGATGATGGTGAAGTGCCTGCGCTTGGCGTCGGTGAGCTGGACGCGGTCGCCGTACTGGAAGGGGCCGGAATTGGCCAAGGGGTGCTCCTTGCGGGGTGGATCAACGATTGATCAAGTATGCCTCAAGGGCGTCCACGAACCACACCTGGTCCGACACTCCCGCCAGCTCCCGGGCCGAGTGCATGGACAGCAGGGGCACGCCCACGTCCACCGTGGCGATGCCCAGACGGGTCGCGGTGATCGGGCCGATCGTTGAACCGCAGGGTACGGAGTTGTTGCCCACGAAGGTCTGGCTGGGCACCCCGGCCGCCCGGCAGGCGCGGCGCCACCGGGCGACGGTCTCGGCGTTGGAGGCGTAGCGCTGGTTGGCGTTGATCTTGAGCACCGGTCCGCCGTTGATCAGCGGGTGGTGGTCGGGGTCGTGCCTGGCGGCGTGGTTGGGGTGCACGGAGTGCGCGGCGTCCGCGGACACGCAGCTGGAGCGGGCGTACATGCGGCGCAGCCCGTCCCCGTCTGCTCCGAGGGCATGAGCGGTGCGGGTGAGCACGTCCTCGAGGATCGGCCCTGCGGCGCCGGTCGTGGTCGCGGAACCGACCTCCTCGTGGTCGAAGGCGGCGAGCACGAGGATGTCCGGTCCGGTGTCGCCGGACCCGATCGCGCGCAGCAGCGCCAGCAGCGAGGCGTGCACCGAGGTGAGGTTGTCCATC
This sequence is a window from Corynebacterium comes. Protein-coding genes within it:
- a CDS encoding tRNA (adenine-N1)-methyltransferase is translated as MANSGPFQYGDRVQLTDAKRRHFTIILTPGEKFHTHKGLILHDDIIGMDEGSVVRSSLGSDYLLFRHLMVDHVLSMPRGAAVIYPKDSAQILIEGDIFPGARVLEAGAGSGALSMALLRAIGPTGKLISYEIREDHLDFAESNVDEFFGGRPATWDPRLGDLTQVTVDDLGGPVDRVILDMVEPWECLDVVRNTLIPGGVFMTYVATVPQLMKVMEGIREQQCFTEPKAWESLVREWKVEGLATRPEHRMNAHTAFLVWARRLADGVMPPRPQRRARK